The Salvelinus sp. IW2-2015 linkage group LG8, ASM291031v2, whole genome shotgun sequence genome window below encodes:
- the LOC111967449 gene encoding glycerophosphoinositol inositolphosphodiesterase GDPD2 isoform X2, with amino-acid sequence MMSEDSCCRICCRGVYSCYWRHPSERNQKCSRCMLSVLTAVSLLTLFWMYVCLMAFNDREDVNWKGFSILKLWVNWFMVLIIISAVLTIYCTLLLVFALFQLALKEPLDLHCLHKFFLFLGVVFIALGIAGISRHWKEEWHTVLLSLQATAPFLQMGGVGALTLVSWLVFQGFHRSRRVASKILIMVVFAGVSVAMFLSPLLIQSPCLVDEKQLPPKPALFGHRGAPMLAPENTMMSFRRSVGCNVTAFETDVQLSKDRVPYLMHDHGSHFLRRTTDVLQKFPGKDLNHSTNLTWEELQELNAGDWFLNTDPFCSVSQLSEQEKRTARNQSVPSLLQLLDLAKTHNTSVIFDLKNDDNNDTNDIVKTILNSGIPHDKILWLPPTDREDVKKVAPGFKQVYDNVSAMNIDGADHLNVKYSALSAAEIGELRKRNVSVNLWVVNEPWLFSLMWCSGASSVTTNACSVLQDKNQPDWTMGPSTYRCIWITVDLGSLLIMFALFILKRRRENHTWSALESRELCSFLPPE; translated from the exons TGCTCCCGCTGCATGTTGTCAGTCCTTACCGCTGTGTCCCTCCTCACTCTGTTCTGGATGTACGTCTGTCTGATGGCCTTCAATGACCGCGAGGATGTTAACTG GAAGGGCTTTTCCATTCTGAAACTGTGGGTGAACTGGTTCATGGTGCTAATCATCATCTCTGCTGTATTGACCATCTACTGCACCCTATTACTG GTCTTTGCACTGTTCCAACTTGCCTTGAAAGAGCCTTTGGACTTACACTGTCTGCACAAG TTCTTCCTGTTTTTAGGTGTGGTCTTCATCGCCCTGGGCATCGCTGGAATAAGTCGACATTGGAAAGAAGAGTGGCACACTGTTCTTCTGTCACTGCAG GCCACGGCTCCATTCCTacagatgggaggggttggaGCCCTGACCCTGGTCAGCTGGCTGGTGTTCCAGGGCTTCCATAGGTCCCGCAGAGTAG CCTCTAAGATCCTCATCATGGTAGTGTTTGCTGGCGTGTCAGTGGCAATGTTCCTCAGCCCACTCCTCATCCAATCCCCTTGTCTGGTGGACGAGAAACAGCTGCCCCCTAAACCTGCCCTCTTTGGTCATCGCGGAGCACCAATG ctGGCCCCAGAGAACACCATGATGTCGTTCAGGAGGAGTGTGGGGTGCAACGTGACCGCCTTTGAGACGGACGTGCAGCTCAG TAAGGACAGAGTTCCTTACCTGATGCACGACCACGGCAGCCATTTCCTGAGGAGGACTACAGATGTTCTACAGAAGTTCCCTGGGAAAGACTTGAACCACAGCACAAACCTCACCTGGGAGGAGCTACAGGAATTAAACGCTGGTGATTGGTTCCTGAAT ACAGATCCATTCTGTTCAGTGTCCCAGCTCTcagaacaggagaagaggacagctAGGAACCAGAGTGTTCCCTCCCTTCTGCAGCTGCTTGACCTGGCCAAGACTCATAACACCTCTGTCATCTTTGACTTGAAGAATGACGACAACAATGACACTAATGACATTGTGAAAACCATCCTCAACTCTGGCATCCCCCACGACAAG ATCCTCTGGCTTCCCCCCACAGATAGGGAGGATGTGAAGAAGGTCGCACCAGGGTTCAAACAGGTTTACGACAATGTGTCTGCTATGAACATTGACGGAGCAGATCATCTAAATGTCAAGTACAGTGCGTTGAGCGCCGCAGAGATCGG GGAGCTTCGGAAAAGGAACGTGTCGGTGAACCTGTGGGTGGTGAATGAACCATGGCTCTTCTCTTTAATGTGGTGCTCGGGGGCCAGCTCTGTGACCACCAACGCCTGCTCCGTCCTACAGGACAAGAACCAGCCTGACTGGACAATG ggaccTAGTACATACAGATGTATATGGATCACAGTGGACCTGGGGTCATTGCTCATAATGTTCGCACTCTTCATCTTAAAGAG AAGGAGAGAGAATCACACATGGTCTGCTTTGGAATCAAGAGAGCTYTGCTCCTTCTTACCACCTGAATAG
- the LOC111967449 gene encoding glycerophosphoinositol inositolphosphodiesterase GDPD2 isoform X1: MMSEDSCCRICCRGVYSCYWRHPSERNQKCSRCMLSVLTAVSLLTLFWMYVCLMAFNDREDVNWKGFSILKLWVNWFMVLIIISAVLTIYCTLLLVFALFQLALKEPLDLHCLHKFFLFLGVVFIALGIAGISRHWKEEWHTVLLSLQATAPFLQMGGVGALTLVSWLVFQGFHRSRRVASKILIMVVFAGVSVAMFLSPLLIQSPCLVDEKQLPPKPALFGHRGAPMLAPENTMMSFRRSVGCNVTAFETDVQLSKDRVPYLMHDHGSHFLRRTTDVLQKFPGKDLNHSTNLTWEELQELNAGDWFLNTDPFCSVSQLSEQEKRTARNQSVPSLLQLLDLAKTHNTSVIFDLKNDDNNDTNDIVKTILNSGIPHDKILWLPPTDREDVKKVAPGFKQVYDNVSAMNIDGADHLNVKYSALSAAEIGELRKRNVSVNLWVVNEPWLFSLMWCSGASSVTTNACSVLQDKNQPDWTMVRDSHQTPSSSLSHSHCHVLTLVPFLXLYFSLVSELGWAFYVVFLCFVLLLCVWPSMVLNQRQVSVVVSDWEPYLGSLFSFVFCGWLFPVSVPYGTVSIFVWFHFTLLFCIL, translated from the exons TGCTCCCGCTGCATGTTGTCAGTCCTTACCGCTGTGTCCCTCCTCACTCTGTTCTGGATGTACGTCTGTCTGATGGCCTTCAATGACCGCGAGGATGTTAACTG GAAGGGCTTTTCCATTCTGAAACTGTGGGTGAACTGGTTCATGGTGCTAATCATCATCTCTGCTGTATTGACCATCTACTGCACCCTATTACTG GTCTTTGCACTGTTCCAACTTGCCTTGAAAGAGCCTTTGGACTTACACTGTCTGCACAAG TTCTTCCTGTTTTTAGGTGTGGTCTTCATCGCCCTGGGCATCGCTGGAATAAGTCGACATTGGAAAGAAGAGTGGCACACTGTTCTTCTGTCACTGCAG GCCACGGCTCCATTCCTacagatgggaggggttggaGCCCTGACCCTGGTCAGCTGGCTGGTGTTCCAGGGCTTCCATAGGTCCCGCAGAGTAG CCTCTAAGATCCTCATCATGGTAGTGTTTGCTGGCGTGTCAGTGGCAATGTTCCTCAGCCCACTCCTCATCCAATCCCCTTGTCTGGTGGACGAGAAACAGCTGCCCCCTAAACCTGCCCTCTTTGGTCATCGCGGAGCACCAATG ctGGCCCCAGAGAACACCATGATGTCGTTCAGGAGGAGTGTGGGGTGCAACGTGACCGCCTTTGAGACGGACGTGCAGCTCAG TAAGGACAGAGTTCCTTACCTGATGCACGACCACGGCAGCCATTTCCTGAGGAGGACTACAGATGTTCTACAGAAGTTCCCTGGGAAAGACTTGAACCACAGCACAAACCTCACCTGGGAGGAGCTACAGGAATTAAACGCTGGTGATTGGTTCCTGAAT ACAGATCCATTCTGTTCAGTGTCCCAGCTCTcagaacaggagaagaggacagctAGGAACCAGAGTGTTCCCTCCCTTCTGCAGCTGCTTGACCTGGCCAAGACTCATAACACCTCTGTCATCTTTGACTTGAAGAATGACGACAACAATGACACTAATGACATTGTGAAAACCATCCTCAACTCTGGCATCCCCCACGACAAG ATCCTCTGGCTTCCCCCCACAGATAGGGAGGATGTGAAGAAGGTCGCACCAGGGTTCAAACAGGTTTACGACAATGTGTCTGCTATGAACATTGACGGAGCAGATCATCTAAATGTCAAGTACAGTGCGTTGAGCGCCGCAGAGATCGG GGAGCTTCGGAAAAGGAACGTGTCGGTGAACCTGTGGGTGGTGAATGAACCATGGCTCTTCTCTTTAATGTGGTGCTCGGGGGCCAGCTCTGTGACCACCAACGCCTGCTCCGTCCTACAGGACAAGAACCAGCCTGACTGGACAATGGTGAGGGACTCGCATCAAACCCCATCTTCTTCACTCTCCCATagtcactgtcacgttctgaccttagttccttttttatgMctttattttagtttggtcagtgagttggggtgggcattctatgttgtttttctatgttttgttctattgttatgtgtttggcctagtatggttctcaatcagaggcaggtgtcagtcgttgtctctgattgggagccatatttaggtagcctgttttcctttgtgttttgtgggtggttgtttcctgtgtctgtaccatacgggactgtttcgattttcgtttggtttcatttcactttgttattttgtattttgtag